The Halalkalibaculum roseum genome window below encodes:
- a CDS encoding SDR family oxidoreductase, with amino-acid sequence MKTLVIGGTGTVGSEVVNQLLTEETGIVVLTRSSDNFEKLPEGVEGVVGDLLQPKTLRSIFKEVDRVFMLNAVSPTECSEGLMALLAAKSERVKKIVYLSVHNVDDAPHLPHFGAKIPIEQAIKETGIDYTILRANNFYQNDYWFKDAILQYGVYPQPIGDVGLSRVDIRDIAEAAAIALTTDQAANEILNLVGPEVLTGEQTAEIWSEALDKSISYGGNDLDSWEEQMLQYMPDWMVYDFRHMYAYFQEHGLKAGEGDVERLTELLGHEPVSFKVFAKQTAIEW; translated from the coding sequence ATGAAAACCTTAGTGATTGGCGGGACCGGAACAGTTGGTTCTGAAGTAGTAAATCAACTGTTAACTGAAGAAACAGGAATCGTTGTTCTTACACGGAGCAGTGATAATTTTGAAAAGCTGCCGGAAGGAGTCGAAGGGGTAGTAGGTGATTTGCTACAGCCTAAAACACTGCGGTCGATATTCAAAGAGGTAGACCGGGTGTTTATGTTGAATGCCGTTAGTCCAACCGAGTGCAGTGAAGGGCTCATGGCACTACTTGCTGCCAAGTCAGAGAGGGTTAAAAAGATCGTTTACTTGTCGGTTCATAACGTGGATGACGCACCTCACCTCCCTCATTTTGGTGCAAAAATTCCCATCGAACAGGCCATCAAGGAAACGGGAATAGATTATACTATTCTGCGGGCCAATAATTTTTATCAGAACGATTACTGGTTTAAGGATGCTATCCTGCAGTATGGGGTATACCCGCAGCCAATTGGCGATGTTGGACTTTCCCGTGTGGATATTAGGGATATCGCCGAAGCCGCAGCCATTGCGCTCACTACCGATCAGGCTGCTAATGAAATATTGAACCTGGTTGGCCCCGAGGTGCTGACCGGAGAGCAGACGGCGGAGATCTGGAGTGAGGCGCTCGATAAATCGATCTCTTATGGAGGCAATGATCTGGACAGCTGGGAGGAGCAGATGCTGCAATACATGCCGGATTGGATGGTGTACGATTTCAGACACATGTACGCCTATTTTCAGGAGCACGGTTTAAAAGCCGGTGAAGGTGATGTTGAAAGGTTGACTGAATTGTTGGGACATGAACCGGTCAGCTTCAAGGTATTTGCCAAGCAGACGGCGATAGAGTGGTAG
- a CDS encoding dimethylarginine dimethylaminohydrolase family protein: MFTHALVRKPCKNIVEGITSAKLGEPDYQKALVQHASYVQTLMECGLEVMQLEASEEYPDSVFIEDIALLTPEFAVITRPGAPSRRGETEGIKEVLWEFYDEIVEIQPPGTLDAGDVMMAGNRFFIGLSGRTNEEGARQLEAILHKFGFATILVELENLLHLKTGVSYLEHDTMLVGPELKDADFLEDYRTIEVALEESYAANCIWVNTTIIIPKGYPTTLKKIEDAGYDRIVTTDTSEFRKLDGGLSCLSLRF, translated from the coding sequence ATGTTTACCCATGCTCTCGTACGAAAACCCTGCAAAAATATAGTTGAAGGAATAACATCAGCGAAGCTAGGCGAACCGGATTACCAAAAGGCACTGGTACAACATGCGAGCTATGTGCAAACGCTAATGGAGTGCGGATTAGAGGTTATGCAACTGGAGGCATCTGAAGAATACCCGGATTCCGTTTTCATTGAAGATATTGCTCTGCTCACGCCTGAGTTTGCGGTGATTACACGTCCCGGAGCACCATCGCGCCGCGGTGAAACAGAAGGTATTAAAGAGGTGTTGTGGGAATTTTATGACGAAATTGTTGAGATTCAACCGCCTGGCACCCTGGATGCAGGTGATGTAATGATGGCGGGCAATCGCTTTTTTATTGGTCTTTCGGGACGAACCAATGAGGAGGGAGCCAGACAGCTTGAAGCCATCCTTCATAAATTCGGTTTTGCCACTATCCTGGTTGAGCTTGAGAACCTACTACATCTTAAGACCGGGGTATCATACCTAGAGCATGATACCATGCTTGTTGGTCCTGAGCTAAAAGATGCTGACTTCTTAGAAGATTACCGAACGATTGAGGTTGCTTTGGAAGAGAGTTATGCCGCCAATTGCATTTGGGTGAATACTACCATAATAATTCCAAAAGGGTATCCTACCACATTGAAGAAAATTGAAGATGCCGGATACGACCGCATTGTAACAACAGATACCTCTGAATTCCGAAAACTGGATGGCGGACTAAGCTGCCTTTCACTACGCTTTTAG
- a CDS encoding PD40 domain-containing protein, whose amino-acid sequence MKKITGILLFLLLYASASAQFYPTQYRPPNLQWQQLETPHFKIVFPSGEDSVAWRTGRILESEYNKVQDLADGKLSDFPVILNNYNDRSNGFVTPFHFRSEIEIPPIKGKALNPQSGNWLEAVEPHELVHALHYSNTGGFGIGGLVNLFSPDLARSFHSAIPSGITEGLATYHETEFVAPNGGRGNHPYFYNQFNAVFDSQERWTMGQMSHFPEHNRPFNRHYIGGYEFTRWLQDTYGRETTRKALNFYIDLPFLGYGVALKHATGKWPATLYNEFEKSVAEERSKDTIAQKPIPTLGIPLQGASVHRPKWLDPNTLIFYASFYNGSPGFYTYDLNSGNLTCLVTTNSVTDYLYDLSDDKSTITYAYYRSSALYDRTYLSELVEVNLKDQSQKRLSQNGRVYAPEISGQNTYALQTSGASSRLIRFNTGEQTSKVMVDLGPHQIIEIAVNPKESNQWAVIVNKRGIQGLWLVSEQSVQEDLQQDPILAFSKGSIYDISWHENGDKLLLTSDHSGTMQIYEYDLQQQQLVQLTQSNYNAFEASYSPDGKRIAFILQKENEQLPAVLEMESFVYNEVDPYLWKPNKDKVAFMERPELGEQVETESQQWEQSSYKTGISWLKPRAVLPVVEEVGRTDSYQIGATLHSGSLIQDQAYSLELTGYEQRLWYDFSYRNKTYYPGFKASIFSEPAFRTLNFSSDQGNFSLPAVRQERSFALSVPLTYNLERNVYFSSFTIEPELRRSQIRYLPTGSGSAFSDFGNLTIGNLFSSLRYKLQQNIRDVQPNTGLVLFGEIEHYFSSTDLIFNVNNQQFRQSFLKPTALRGGFYTYLSPLKQWNQSLRVSLLGITQTAGVFDNQFLVSDGFSESVFPTANNALSLGTRYTVPLIFPDDGGLLLPLYLSNIYLVGFTNTVADASGRITLDQTRTVIGAGIRARFRLSNLALDIGVGVGYEPTRGKTNIFVGNF is encoded by the coding sequence ATGAAAAAAATCACAGGTATATTACTCTTTCTGCTCCTGTATGCATCCGCCTCTGCCCAATTTTATCCCACCCAGTATCGCCCGCCCAACTTGCAGTGGCAACAACTTGAGACCCCTCATTTTAAAATCGTGTTTCCCTCCGGTGAAGACTCTGTAGCCTGGCGAACCGGACGTATCCTGGAAAGCGAATACAACAAGGTACAAGATTTGGCTGACGGGAAATTATCCGACTTTCCCGTTATCCTTAACAACTATAACGACCGCTCCAACGGCTTTGTGACGCCGTTTCATTTCCGCTCCGAAATCGAGATTCCCCCAATTAAAGGGAAAGCCCTAAACCCACAATCAGGTAACTGGCTGGAGGCTGTGGAACCCCACGAGCTGGTGCATGCATTGCATTACAGCAACACGGGTGGTTTTGGTATTGGCGGATTGGTAAACCTATTTTCCCCTGACCTTGCCCGATCCTTTCACAGCGCCATTCCTTCCGGTATTACGGAGGGTCTTGCCACATATCATGAAACAGAATTCGTGGCTCCGAATGGTGGAAGGGGCAATCATCCCTATTTCTACAATCAATTCAACGCTGTTTTTGATAGTCAGGAGCGGTGGACCATGGGACAAATGTCCCACTTTCCGGAACACAATCGCCCATTCAACCGGCACTATATCGGCGGTTATGAATTTACTCGGTGGCTCCAAGATACCTACGGCAGGGAAACTACCCGCAAAGCCCTTAACTTCTATATTGACCTGCCCTTCCTGGGATATGGTGTAGCTTTAAAGCATGCCACCGGAAAATGGCCGGCTACGCTATATAATGAATTTGAAAAGTCAGTAGCGGAAGAACGAAGTAAAGATACAATAGCCCAAAAGCCTATACCGACCCTTGGTATTCCATTACAAGGTGCTTCCGTGCACAGACCAAAATGGCTGGACCCAAATACTCTTATTTTCTATGCCTCCTTTTATAATGGGAGCCCCGGGTTTTATACATACGACCTGAACTCCGGAAATCTCACATGCCTTGTCACCACCAACTCGGTGACCGATTACCTCTATGATCTATCCGATGACAAGAGTACTATTACCTACGCCTACTACCGATCCAGTGCGTTGTATGACCGAACCTATCTCTCCGAATTAGTTGAGGTCAACCTCAAGGACCAAAGTCAAAAAAGGCTTTCTCAAAATGGTAGGGTATATGCGCCCGAAATAAGCGGACAAAATACCTATGCGTTGCAGACCTCAGGCGCATCCAGCCGGCTGATACGTTTTAACACCGGAGAGCAAACCTCCAAGGTCATGGTCGATTTGGGTCCGCATCAAATCATTGAGATAGCAGTCAATCCCAAAGAATCCAACCAGTGGGCTGTTATTGTCAATAAAAGGGGCATACAGGGGCTTTGGCTGGTTTCCGAGCAGTCGGTTCAGGAAGACCTTCAACAAGACCCGATTTTGGCGTTTTCTAAAGGATCTATTTATGATATTTCCTGGCATGAAAACGGTGATAAGCTCCTCCTGACCTCTGACCATTCAGGGACCATGCAGATCTATGAGTATGATCTTCAGCAACAACAGCTGGTTCAACTGACACAGAGTAACTACAACGCTTTTGAAGCATCCTACAGCCCTGATGGGAAACGTATTGCCTTCATTCTCCAAAAAGAAAATGAGCAGCTGCCCGCTGTCCTGGAAATGGAATCTTTTGTATACAATGAAGTTGACCCATATTTATGGAAGCCAAACAAAGATAAAGTGGCTTTTATGGAACGCCCCGAGCTCGGTGAACAGGTGGAGACGGAGAGTCAGCAATGGGAGCAGTCATCTTACAAAACTGGCATTTCATGGCTCAAACCCCGGGCAGTTCTGCCGGTAGTCGAGGAAGTCGGGCGTACCGATTCCTACCAGATTGGAGCGACACTTCACAGTGGGAGTCTGATACAGGATCAAGCCTATTCCCTTGAGCTTACCGGTTATGAACAGCGTCTCTGGTATGATTTCAGCTACCGAAACAAGACTTATTACCCCGGTTTTAAGGCAAGCATATTCAGCGAGCCCGCTTTCCGTACCTTAAATTTTTCTTCCGACCAGGGTAATTTCAGTCTTCCGGCCGTGCGCCAGGAGCGAAGCTTCGCATTGAGCGTACCGCTTACCTACAATCTGGAGCGCAATGTTTACTTTTCCTCGTTTACTATTGAACCCGAACTTCGGCGTTCGCAGATACGATACCTGCCAACAGGGAGCGGAAGTGCTTTCTCTGACTTTGGTAACTTGACGATAGGCAACCTTTTCAGCTCCCTTCGGTATAAGCTACAGCAGAATATCCGGGATGTTCAGCCGAATACCGGACTCGTGTTATTCGGCGAAATAGAGCACTATTTTTCCAGTACTGATCTAATATTCAATGTAAACAACCAACAGTTTCGTCAATCATTCCTGAAACCTACCGCACTTCGCGGAGGGTTTTATACCTACCTGTCTCCATTAAAACAATGGAACCAATCCCTAAGAGTCAGCTTGCTCGGAATTACACAAACAGCCGGTGTTTTTGATAACCAGTTTTTGGTTTCGGATGGTTTTTCAGAATCCGTATTCCCTACAGCCAATAACGCACTAAGCCTGGGAACCCGCTATACAGTTCCCTTGATTTTCCCTGATGACGGGGGGCTGCTGTTACCGTTGTACCTGAGTAATATTTACCTGGTCGGTTTTACCAATACCGTTGCGGATGCTTCCGGTCGTATCACACTTGATCAAACCCGGACGGTTATCGGTGCCGGTATTCGCGCCCGTTTCAGACTATCGAACCTGGCTTTGGATATTGGTGTCGGGGTAGGCTATGAGCCAACCAGGGGAAAAACCAATATATTTGTCGGTAATTTTTAA
- a CDS encoding DUF2911 domain-containing protein, whose product MKLFHSFLVMLLAVSLAIISCNSKQPKEPDPVRRKSPTAIASVKHADTYIKVVYGQPYKSGREIFGELVPFGEVWRTGANEATEITTTKDILFSGEQLEAGTYSLFSIPGEESWTIILNSELGLWGAFEYDSSNDVMRIDADAHQTEQSDEAFTIQFEEVTDDSTEMVIKWVQTEVRVPITFLSADTATS is encoded by the coding sequence ATGAAATTATTTCACAGCTTTTTGGTCATGCTTCTGGCCGTTTCACTTGCTATTATCTCTTGCAACAGCAAACAACCAAAGGAACCTGATCCCGTACGTCGCAAAAGCCCGACAGCCATTGCCTCTGTTAAACATGCCGATACCTATATCAAGGTGGTCTATGGGCAACCCTATAAAAGCGGTAGAGAAATATTCGGTGAGTTGGTTCCCTTTGGAGAGGTTTGGCGGACAGGAGCCAATGAGGCTACCGAAATAACCACTACTAAAGATATACTCTTTTCCGGGGAGCAGCTGGAAGCAGGCACGTACTCTCTGTTTTCCATTCCGGGGGAGGAGAGCTGGACCATCATACTTAACAGCGAGCTGGGACTTTGGGGTGCCTTTGAGTATGATTCTTCAAATGATGTGATGAGAATCGATGCAGATGCCCACCAGACTGAGCAGTCGGACGAAGCCTTTACCATTCAGTTCGAAGAAGTAACCGACGATTCCACAGAGATGGTGATTAAATGGGTACAGACTGAGGTGCGTGTACCTATCACATTCTTATCGGCAGATACGGCAACGTCGTAA
- a CDS encoding AtuA-related protein: MPKAKLIDIAHGRSGDKGDGSNVGIIARHPDVYPFLKEKLTADVVKEHMKHICKGDVDRYEMPNIGALNFVLHQSLGGGGTVSLKLDAQGKTHASQLLRMEMEVPQELIEKVRKRRAS; the protein is encoded by the coding sequence ATGCCAAAAGCAAAACTTATTGATATTGCACACGGGCGAAGTGGCGACAAGGGCGACGGCAGCAACGTGGGCATTATTGCACGCCACCCGGATGTCTACCCCTTTTTAAAAGAAAAGCTGACGGCCGATGTCGTAAAGGAACACATGAAGCACATCTGTAAGGGGGATGTGGACCGGTACGAGATGCCTAATATCGGCGCGCTGAACTTTGTGTTGCACCAAAGTCTCGGTGGCGGCGGTACGGTATCCCTTAAATTGGATGCCCAGGGTAAAACCCACGCCTCCCAATTGCTAAGAATGGAAATGGAAGTGCCTCAAGAGCTGATAGAAAAAGTTCGCAAGAGACGGGCTTCCTAA
- a CDS encoding GIY-YIG nuclease family protein, translating to MHTYHQRKQKAYYVYFMTSISRVLYIGVTNNIYARVQRHKNPKNGTSFTGRYRVYRLVYCEIFSNIYDALDREKQIKKWRREKKLDLITSVNPCWKDLSLD from the coding sequence ATGCACACTTATCATCAACGAAAACAAAAAGCTTATTACGTCTATTTCATGACGAGCATTTCAAGAGTGCTTTATATAGGTGTGACTAATAACATTTATGCTCGAGTTCAACGACATAAAAATCCGAAAAATGGAACCTCATTTACTGGTCGATACCGAGTTTATAGACTTGTTTACTGTGAAATATTTAGCAATATCTATGATGCTCTTGACCGTGAAAAACAAATCAAAAAATGGAGGAGAGAAAAGAAGTTGGATTTAATTACTAGTGTTAATCCCTGTTGGAAAGATTTATCACTAGATTAG
- a CDS encoding DUF2911 domain-containing protein has protein sequence MKNIGLALVIVLLLASCSQDSIDSNNAAFVTYLGNDTLAVEQFEKSGNEMNAKVILRSPRTTFTSYDLVLDNTGAIESMTATKYSLDEGFGGEGTTVQTIERMGDSLLVEVNTSEGSRTYSVSYEPGVLPFIDMVHWPYELALENAASVDRDTVDQRMLTGSRLSSFILADIETDSMTIRHPFRGVMGVDVNEDGDLLFLDAGLTTRKLKVHRVPSLDIEAIGEDFAANDESGNPFGELSSAETGEFSFKGANFRVEYGSPKKRGRDLFGGIVPWGERWRTGANRATHFYTSTDLTIGTLTVPAGEYTLFTIPEPDGGTLMINKQTGQNGQSYDADRDLGRVPMEIDTKEDVTEAFTINIEETETGGVLQLIWGESVFSVDFTVN, from the coding sequence ATGAAAAATATCGGTTTAGCTCTTGTTATTGTTCTCTTGCTGGCTTCCTGCAGCCAGGACTCCATCGACTCGAATAATGCCGCTTTCGTAACCTATCTGGGCAACGATACCCTTGCCGTTGAACAGTTTGAAAAATCCGGCAATGAAATGAATGCCAAAGTTATCCTTCGCAGCCCGCGTACTACCTTTACCTCTTATGATCTGGTGCTGGATAACACCGGGGCTATTGAGAGCATGACAGCCACCAAGTATTCACTGGATGAAGGTTTCGGTGGAGAAGGGACAACTGTTCAGACCATTGAACGAATGGGAGACAGTCTTCTGGTAGAGGTGAACACTTCGGAAGGCAGCAGAACCTATTCCGTATCATATGAACCAGGTGTTCTACCCTTTATCGATATGGTACACTGGCCCTATGAGCTGGCTCTTGAAAATGCCGCTTCCGTCGACAGGGATACGGTTGACCAGAGGATGCTGACCGGTTCTCGGTTGTCCAGTTTTATCCTGGCTGATATTGAAACCGATTCCATGACTATCCGGCATCCTTTCCGTGGAGTCATGGGCGTCGATGTGAATGAAGACGGGGACCTGCTCTTTCTGGATGCCGGTCTGACAACGCGTAAACTAAAAGTCCATCGCGTGCCTTCGTTGGATATCGAAGCTATTGGCGAAGACTTTGCGGCAAATGATGAAAGCGGTAACCCCTTCGGTGAACTGTCTAGCGCTGAAACCGGTGAATTTTCTTTCAAGGGAGCTAATTTCAGAGTGGAATACGGATCTCCCAAGAAGAGGGGACGTGATCTTTTCGGCGGTATTGTACCGTGGGGGGAACGATGGAGAACCGGGGCTAACCGGGCCACCCATTTCTATACTTCCACAGATTTAACCATCGGTACTCTTACTGTGCCGGCCGGCGAGTATACCCTCTTTACAATTCCGGAGCCGGATGGCGGTACGCTGATGATCAACAAGCAAACCGGACAGAACGGCCAATCCTATGATGCGGACCGTGATCTCGGACGTGTACCGATGGAAATCGACACTAAAGAAGATGTTACCGAGGCCTTTACCATTAATATCGAAGAGACAGAAACCGGGGGTGTACTTCAATTAATTTGGGGAGAAAGCGTCTTCTCCGTTGATTTTACTGTAAACTAG